One region of Triticum aestivum cultivar Chinese Spring chromosome 6B, IWGSC CS RefSeq v2.1, whole genome shotgun sequence genomic DNA includes:
- the LOC123135133 gene encoding BTB/POZ and MATH domain-containing protein 1-like: MDASQGSIVRVPSRRTQETTEATVAFEIAGYSLLKGLDRGEFLYSPPFFTNGYEWCILYYPDGSGDERSQGFASVFLKLLTKNALVRAFYKLWHLDAVRGHIIKPVFSSQVTNVFGPKSPSWGFEKFMKTTELMYVRNDCLVMEWEVRIIKETLEIKVPPSELSDNLATLLEGKKGADVTFKVQGEIFFAHKILLAMRSAVFDAKFYGPMAMGEKESQDITIDDMQPPVFKAFLHFIYTDSLPSMVDLDDNDKIEMVKHLLVAADKYAMERMKVICEGMLCKSLDVETVATILALAEQYHCSNLKDACIEFILSSNRMNDVLASQGYLHLKRSFPHIIVDLFERTVKSRKI; encoded by the coding sequence ATGGATGCATCGCAGGGTTCAATAGTGAGGGTGCCGTCGAGGCGCACACAAGAGACGACGGAGGCCACGGTCGCGTTCGAGATTGCCGGCTACAGCCTGCTCAAGGGCCTCGATAGAGGTGAATTCCTCTATTCTCCACCATTCTTCACCAACGGTTACGAATGGTGCATCCTCTACTATCCCGACGGTTCCGGGGACGAGAGGAGCCAAGGTTTTGCCTCTGTCTTCCTCAAGCTCCTGACCAAGAACGCCCTGGTGAGGGCGTTCTACAAGTTGTGGCATCTAGATGCGGTTAGGGGGCACATCATTAAGCCGGTGTTCAGCAGCCAAGTGACAAATGTGTTCGGCCCTAAAAGCCCATCTTGGGGCTTTGAAAAGTTCATGAAGACCACCGAGCTGATGTATGTGCGGAATGATTGTCTCGTGATGGAGTGGGAAGTCCGTATTATCAAGGAAACACTAGAGATCAAAGTGCCGCCCTCTGAGCTTTCAGATAATCTTGCAACATTGCTAGAGGGGAAGAAAGGAGCAGACGTGACTTTCAAGGTTCAAGGGGAGATTTTTTTTGCTCATAAGATTTTGCTTGCGATGCGGTCAGCAGTCTTTGACGCCAAGTTCTATGGGCCTATGGCTATGGGGGAGAAAGAGTCACAGGACATAACTATCGACGACATGCAACCTCCTGTTTTCAAGGCATTTCTTCACTTCATCTACACGGATTCATTGCCTTCCATGGTTGATCTTGATGATAATGATAAAATAGAAATGGTTAAGCACTTACTTGTGGCTGCAGATAAGTATGCAATGGAAAGGATGAAGGTGATATGTGAAGGCATGCTATGCAAGAGTCTTGATGTCGAGACTGTGGCGACAATATTAGCTCTAGCTGAGCAGTATCATTGCAGCAATCTCAAAGATGCTTGCATTGAATTTATACTCTCTTCAAACAGAATGAATGATGTGCTCGCAAGCCAAGGGTATCTACATCTCAAAAGATCGTTTCCTCACATCATTGTTGATTTGTTTGAGAGGACAGTTAAGTCCCGCAAAATTTAG